Proteins from a single region of Lysinibacillus sp. JNUCC-52:
- the resB gene encoding cytochrome c biogenesis protein ResB has product MENIICACGHSNPFGTKLCEKCGRPLTEEEKQNKVVDMRYDGTAIRSKTYNKTIVDKIWNFFSSVKVGIALIIITLIAASIGTLLPQEFYVKASDIEKGAYYEDVYGFLGKIYYTLGLSDLYSSWWFQILVGMLAVSIIVASLDRGIPLYKSLKNQRVKRHESFMKRQRIIAEGQVTESPEETLNKVEKKMTEMKYKVRRDGSALLAEKGRFARYGPYINHVGLIIFLAGVMLRLVPGFYVDESIWVREGEKRAITGMEGYFIENHEFILETHDNTPQGEQLKQGVNVVAKNFQTNVTLYKQPEDAIAGDIDNLEKVKDYSVRVNHPLKEAGYALYQMDYRLNELKQMNFELVNKTTEQSLGTVEVDLTNPKKDYDLGNGTSVKLLVYTPDFSGFENGVPQTATSVPNNPAFLFKMTTPETPEGETSFVAIKQTLEPLGENQYKMKFTSVETRDLSGFTIRKDRTIPILFVGGIIFMIGVAIGSYWNHRRLWLQVEPDGKLLMAAHVNKNMFSMKKDLDAVTAFAGLPQYQDQLDTAEEDEASTSRGKNEKEGDNTL; this is encoded by the coding sequence ATGGAGAATATTATTTGTGCTTGTGGACATAGTAATCCGTTTGGCACGAAGCTCTGTGAGAAATGTGGTCGTCCTTTAACCGAAGAAGAAAAACAAAATAAAGTTGTCGATATGCGCTATGATGGTACGGCTATTCGCTCAAAAACGTACAACAAAACAATTGTCGATAAAATTTGGAATTTTTTCTCTAGTGTTAAAGTTGGAATCGCTTTAATTATTATCACGTTAATAGCAGCTTCAATCGGTACGTTACTACCGCAAGAATTTTACGTAAAAGCTTCTGACATAGAAAAAGGAGCATATTACGAGGATGTTTATGGTTTCTTAGGGAAAATCTATTATACATTAGGTCTTTCTGATTTATATAGCTCTTGGTGGTTCCAAATTTTAGTAGGGATGCTTGCAGTTTCGATTATTGTTGCAAGTCTTGACCGTGGTATACCACTTTATAAATCATTGAAAAATCAACGAGTAAAGCGCCATGAAAGCTTTATGAAGCGCCAACGTATTATTGCGGAAGGGCAAGTGACGGAAAGCCCTGAAGAGACGCTTAATAAGGTCGAAAAGAAAATGACTGAGATGAAATATAAAGTTCGTCGCGATGGAAGTGCTTTGTTAGCAGAAAAAGGACGTTTCGCTCGTTACGGTCCGTACATAAATCATGTAGGCCTCATTATCTTTTTAGCAGGGGTTATGTTGCGTTTAGTTCCTGGTTTTTATGTCGATGAATCAATATGGGTGCGTGAAGGTGAAAAACGTGCAATCACTGGCATGGAAGGTTATTTTATTGAAAATCATGAATTTATTTTAGAAACACATGATAATACACCACAAGGCGAACAGCTAAAACAAGGTGTAAACGTCGTTGCGAAAAACTTCCAAACAAATGTCACGTTATACAAACAGCCTGAAGATGCCATCGCAGGTGATATAGATAATCTAGAGAAGGTAAAAGATTATTCTGTTCGAGTGAACCATCCGTTAAAAGAAGCAGGCTACGCATTATATCAAATGGATTATCGTCTAAATGAATTAAAGCAAATGAATTTTGAACTAGTCAATAAAACAACTGAGCAATCACTGGGTACAGTAGAAGTCGATTTAACAAATCCTAAAAAGGACTACGATTTAGGAAATGGTACATCTGTTAAACTACTTGTCTACACACCAGACTTCTCTGGTTTTGAAAATGGTGTACCGCAAACTGCGACGTCTGTTCCTAATAATCCAGCATTTCTATTTAAAATGACGACACCAGAAACACCAGAGGGTGAAACAAGCTTTGTTGCGATTAAACAAACACTAGAACCACTAGGCGAAAATCAATACAAAATGAAATTTACAAGTGTAGAAACACGAGATTTGTCAGGCTTTACGATACGTAAAGACCGCACAATCCCTATTTTATTTGTTGGTGGTATTATTTTCATGATTGGCGTTGCGATTGGTTCATATTGGAATCACCGTCGTCTTTGGTTACAAGTAGAGCCAGATGGTAAATTACTGATGGCTGCCCACGTAAACAAAAACATGTTTAGCATGAAAAAAGATTTAGATGCCGTGACTGCATTTGCTGGTCTACCACAATATCAAGATCAGTTAGATACCGCAGAAGAGGACGAAGCGTCCACAAGCCGTGGCAAAAATGAAAAGGAAGGTGACAACACCTTATGA
- the resA gene encoding thiol-disulfide oxidoreductase ResA, which translates to MEKKKKRLVTRTIILVILALAIGYTVYGTATKDKVELVAVGSEAPNFTLVDLNGEKHKLSDYRGQGVFLNFWGTWCKPCEKEMPAMNNQYQVFKDLGVQTLAVNIAQTDFEVQNFVDKYGLTFPVVIDKTKSVMTAYNVGNLPATVLIDPDGKVVKITTGEMTEANIASYMELIKPK; encoded by the coding sequence TTGGAGAAAAAGAAAAAACGTCTTGTAACCCGTACCATTATTTTAGTTATTTTGGCGCTTGCCATAGGGTACACTGTTTACGGGACAGCGACAAAGGATAAGGTAGAGTTAGTAGCAGTTGGCTCTGAGGCACCGAACTTCACGTTAGTAGATTTAAATGGAGAGAAACACAAACTGTCTGATTATAGAGGGCAGGGGGTATTTTTGAATTTCTGGGGAACTTGGTGTAAGCCATGTGAGAAGGAAATGCCTGCGATGAACAATCAATATCAAGTCTTTAAAGACCTAGGTGTTCAAACATTAGCTGTCAATATTGCACAAACAGATTTTGAAGTGCAAAATTTTGTCGATAAGTACGGTCTTACATTTCCTGTAGTAATTGACAAAACAAAAAGTGTTATGACTGCCTATAATGTTGGGAATTTACCTGCAACTGTTTTAATTGATCCAGATGGTAAGGTAGTTAAAATTACTACAGGAGAAATGACAGAGGCGAATATCGCTTCTTACATGGAATTAATAAAGCCAAAATGA
- a CDS encoding pseudouridine synthase, whose product MERLQKVIAYAGVASRRKAEQLIVEGKVKVNGVVVRELGTKVSNSDTIEVEGVKLEKEDKVYYLLYKPRGTISAVTDDKGRKTVTDLFKHIPQRIFPVGRLDYDTSGLLLLTNDGEFSYMLTHPKFKIDKTYIARVKGIPTIEGLKKLQRGIKLEDGKTAPAKVSMTSFDEQAGKAICEITIHEGRNRQVRRMFEAIGTPVVKLKRERFAFLDLYGLTPGEYRELSKHEVKQLRVLAETGQIG is encoded by the coding sequence ATGGAAAGATTACAAAAAGTTATTGCCTATGCTGGTGTCGCTTCAAGGCGTAAAGCAGAGCAATTAATTGTAGAAGGTAAAGTAAAGGTAAACGGTGTTGTTGTAAGAGAACTAGGAACAAAAGTATCTAACTCGGATACAATTGAAGTAGAAGGTGTAAAGCTTGAGAAAGAAGATAAAGTCTACTACCTACTATACAAACCACGCGGAACAATTTCTGCTGTAACAGACGATAAAGGACGCAAAACTGTCACAGATTTATTTAAGCATATTCCGCAACGTATTTTCCCTGTTGGTCGTCTAGATTATGATACATCTGGATTATTATTACTGACAAATGATGGAGAGTTTTCTTATATGTTGACGCATCCAAAATTTAAAATTGATAAAACGTACATTGCACGAGTAAAAGGTATACCTACAATTGAGGGGCTAAAAAAGCTGCAACGTGGTATTAAACTAGAAGATGGTAAAACAGCACCAGCAAAAGTGAGTATGACTTCTTTTGATGAGCAAGCGGGCAAGGCGATTTGTGAAATTACTATTCACGAAGGGCGAAATCGTCAAGTGCGTCGTATGTTTGAGGCAATCGGCACACCAGTCGTTAAACTGAAACGTGAACGTTTTGCATTTTTAGATTTATATGGCTTAACACCAGGAGAATACCGTGAATTGTCGAAACATGAAGTCAAGCAACTGCGTGTGTTAGCTGAAACGGGACAAATCGGCTAA
- a CDS encoding D-alanyl-D-alanine carboxypeptidase family protein, which produces MLRLLRVLLCMIVVGILVFPQNGLARGGSGHVVLDGDTGRVLSGTNSDARLPIASLTKIWTALVAIENSDLQDEVVISPRAAMAEGSSIYLQAGETVTVETLLYGLMLRSGNDAATALAEHAGGSVEGFVKLMNERAVIAGLTNTVFMNPSGLHHDEHLSSARDTAEMLRLALQNKTFEKIASTILYRADTENGMLWENKHRLLREGSGVAADIDDETEQPVSSLKSATGTAFAGKTGFTKVAGRTLATAFHKDGQTCIVVTLNASDDWNIHRGLANEVWQNYDMETVVKKGKYNVNNKLAIRLEQPIQLQLNKEEKKIVRQVLQVSRKRKEAVLSIFIGEERIYATPVKVESADR; this is translated from the coding sequence TTGCTACGGTTACTACGAGTATTGTTGTGCATGATTGTAGTGGGGATTTTAGTTTTTCCACAAAACGGTTTGGCAAGAGGCGGAAGCGGCCATGTTGTGTTAGACGGCGACACAGGTCGTGTATTATCAGGTACTAATAGTGATGCAAGGCTCCCAATCGCAAGCTTAACAAAAATTTGGACAGCTCTCGTTGCTATTGAAAACAGTGATTTACAAGATGAGGTAGTAATTTCTCCAAGGGCTGCAATGGCTGAAGGCTCTTCTATTTATCTGCAAGCGGGTGAGACGGTAACAGTTGAAACTTTGCTCTATGGCTTAATGCTGCGATCGGGCAATGATGCTGCAACAGCATTAGCCGAACATGCTGGTGGTTCAGTTGAAGGCTTTGTCAAATTAATGAACGAACGAGCGGTCATTGCTGGTCTCACAAATACAGTTTTTATGAATCCATCTGGCTTGCATCATGACGAGCATTTATCATCTGCAAGGGATACGGCTGAGATGTTGAGATTAGCACTTCAAAACAAAACGTTTGAAAAAATTGCATCTACTATCCTTTATCGAGCTGACACAGAAAACGGCATGCTTTGGGAAAATAAACACCGCTTATTACGAGAAGGCTCAGGAGTCGCGGCAGATATAGATGATGAAACAGAGCAACCTGTTAGTTCATTAAAATCAGCAACGGGCACAGCTTTTGCTGGAAAGACTGGATTTACAAAGGTAGCAGGAAGAACATTGGCAACCGCTTTTCATAAAGATGGGCAAACATGTATTGTAGTCACTTTAAATGCATCGGATGACTGGAATATCCATAGAGGTTTAGCAAATGAGGTTTGGCAAAATTATGATATGGAAACAGTTGTGAAAAAGGGCAAATACAATGTCAACAATAAACTGGCTATCCGTCTAGAGCAACCAATTCAATTGCAATTAAACAAAGAGGAAAAAAAGATAGTTAGGCAAGTACTTCAGGTGTCCAGAAAAAGAAAGGAAGCAGTGCTTTCGATATTTATTGGGGAAGAGCGTATTTATGCAACGCCTGTAAAAGTAGAATCAGCGGATCGTTAA